A single Magnetococcales bacterium DNA region contains:
- a CDS encoding flippase-like domain-containing protein, with translation MKSPMLRSIFLIVKLAVAGAVIFWMFKGGKLDWSLILEGALTPSVIGVGIVCNLALVSSAAVRWYWLLQGQGVRFPFRFAHHLTYITAFFNQFIPGGIGGDALRLAFVLKEARVRKGQAALTILLDRLVGLFSMFLIASLFSLTLLPRIMTSTPLSLLVFSTWLLVIAGLLGAVLVVWLMRRVDRLPAWMKGRPGGRLDRLFQLAVEFSLCFSSEKKQVVKALAISMFGQMMEVGSLIWIAIHLSLFVMPVQTFFLAGPWAWVANILPISPGGLGVGEAAFDQLCQWLSPVAVTAAFGSIFLVNRLFMILASVPGLLFLVFRDRFLPRSFDIHPDHPAT, from the coding sequence ATGAAATCACCGATGTTGCGTTCGATTTTTCTCATCGTCAAACTCGCCGTCGCCGGGGCTGTCATTTTCTGGATGTTCAAGGGGGGGAAGCTTGATTGGAGCCTGATTCTGGAGGGCGCTTTGACCCCTTCGGTGATCGGAGTTGGAATCGTGTGCAACCTGGCGTTGGTGTCCTCGGCGGCGGTGCGCTGGTATTGGCTGTTGCAGGGACAGGGGGTGCGTTTTCCGTTCCGGTTCGCGCATCATCTGACCTACATCACGGCCTTTTTCAACCAGTTCATTCCGGGAGGGATTGGCGGCGATGCCTTGCGACTGGCATTCGTCCTCAAGGAAGCACGGGTCCGCAAGGGACAGGCGGCATTGACGATCCTTCTGGATCGACTGGTGGGATTGTTTTCCATGTTCTTGATCGCATCGCTCTTTTCACTGACATTGCTTCCCCGGATCATGACTTCCACCCCACTGTCCCTGCTTGTGTTTTCCACCTGGCTGTTGGTCATCGCCGGTCTTTTGGGAGCGGTCCTGGTGGTGTGGCTCATGCGTCGTGTCGATCGTCTTCCGGCCTGGATGAAGGGACGTCCCGGGGGACGGTTGGATCGATTGTTTCAGTTGGCCGTCGAATTTTCTCTTTGTTTCAGTTCCGAAAAAAAACAGGTCGTCAAGGCGCTGGCCATTTCCATGTTCGGTCAAATGATGGAGGTCGGTTCCCTGATTTGGATCGCCATTCATCTGTCGTTGTTCGTGATGCCGGTCCAAACCTTTTTTTTGGCGGGTCCCTGGGCCTGGGTTGCCAACATTCTTCCGATTTCACCGGGCGGACTTGGAGTCGGGGAAGCCGCGTTCGATCAATTGTGTCAATGGCTGTCGCCGGTTGCGGTGACCGCGGCCTTTGGCTCGATCTTTCTCGTCAACCGGTTGTTCATGATCCTGGCAAGTGTTCCGGGACTGTTGTTTCTTGTGTTTCGCGACCGTTTTCTGCCACGGTCCTTCGATATTCACCCGGATCATCCGGCAACATGA